From the Spirochaetaceae bacterium genome, the window CGGCAAGGGCAGCAGGTTCATGATGAACAGGACGATGCTGATCAGGCACAACAGGCGGAAGAACCGTACCAGGCCGGCTCCGAAGCTGCGCTCGAAGCCGTCGGTGGCGGCGCGGCCGACGAAGTAGGTAATGCGCAGCGGTCCGGCCACGGCCTTCCGGGCGTTGCCGTCGAACAGCCGAGCGAAGCCGCCGAAGGTGAGGGCCACGGTGTTCCAGGTGTCGTCCACGCCGCGGGCCAACGCGCCGAACGGCGACAGGCGGGGCGAACGCGACTGTGGGAGCCGAAACCCCAGCCCCAAGTCCTCGCTTCGGTCGGCGAGCGCCACCGTGACGGTCAGTGTCTGCCCGTCACGCTCGACCGTGAAGTCGACCTCCGAAGCGCCGGCCCCGAGGCGCTGCACGATGTCGATCGAGTGGCGTACGTCGACCGCATCGAGGGCCACGACACGGTCGCCGCTGCGCAGGCCGGCGATCGATGCGGCGCCTCCGAGGCGCACTTCGAGCACCGGGTCGATCCAGGGGTAGACCCAGATCCTTCCGCCGCCGGTTTCCGGATCGACTTCCGGCGTGATGACCGTGGACAGCAGCATACCGTCCCGCTCCACCGTCATCGCCAGTTCCTGTCGCGGTGCCGACGAGATGTGGCGCCGGATGTCCTGGAAATTGGCGACCACGTGGCCGGCGATCCGGGTGATGCGGTCGCCGCTGTGCAGGCCGGCCGCCTGCGCGGGGGTCGGTTCCGAGACCGCATCCAGAGAGAAGTCGGAGGCCAGCAGAATGCGGTTTCCCGGACTGTCGATACGGAACCCCGCCCACCAGATCATGCTGAGGACCACTATCGCGAATGCGAGATTGGCCACCGGGCCGGCGGCAATGATCGCGATGCGGCGCCACGGAGACGCCGCGAAAAACGATCCCGGTTCCGACGGAAAGTCCGCGTCGTCGTTGCGCCACGCCTCGCGCAGAGCGCTGTCGCCCTTCATCTTGCAGTAGCCGCCGAGCGGGAACCAGGAGATCTGATAGGTGGTGCCACCGCGCTGGAAGCCGACCATGCGGCGGCCCCAACCGATTGAGAGCACCTCCACTTCGACGCCGCACGCCTTCGCGGCCAGGAAGTGCCCGAGCTCATGTATGAGCACCATGATTCCGAGGCCGAGAACGCCGAAGAAGATGGTGGCCATGGAAGTCAAGTTGCTGTCCAGTGCACGCGCTGCATCCAGAAGTAGAACAACGGCGCGCACAGCATCAAGGAATCTATCGAGTCCAGCAATCCGCCCCGTCCCGGAATGAGTTCGCCGGAGTCCTTGACCTGCGCGGCGCGCTTCAAGGCCGACTCCACCAGGTCGCCGACCGCGGCACAGATGCCCATGGCCGCCCCTCCCAGTGCTGCCTCAAAGGTACCGAACTGCGGGGCGCCGGGGAATACGCGCTGCGCGACGATCAACGCCGCCACCGACGCGGTGATGCCGGTGATGTAACCGATGGCGGTCTTGGTGGGACTCGCCGGCAGGCCGAGCGCCGTGCGTCCGCGGGCCAGCTTGCCTGCCACGTAGGCGATGGTGTCGTTGCTGAACACCGCCACGAAGAAGGTAAGGAGCAGCCACTGAGGCGTGCCGAAACCGGCGAGGCGCACGATGTAGCCGATGAACAGTCCGGGATAGAGGCTGGCGAACAGTGTCGCGCCGGCCTGACCGAGCCGATCGTCGTGCCGGCCGCGCACCGAGGTTCCGGGCAGCAGGGTGACCACGAGGACGAGCGCGACCACCGCCGCGGCCGCGCCGCCGAATGCGTGCCCGGATACCAGGCCCCAGTTCTCCAGGTAAGCCACGGCCGGAAACAGCACCGAACAACCTGCCGCCAGATGCCAGCGGCCGGCAACGTCGCGCCGGGTAAACAGCGCCGCGACCTCGCGCGATCCGAGCACCGCCGCGACGGCGGCGCACAGGCTGAACAGGAGGTGGCGATAGGCAGGGACGGCAAAGATCAGGACGAAGAACGCGGGCACCGCCGCCACGAACAGCAAAAGGCGGGTCGAGAATCGATCGGCCGACAACACGGTCTGCGGCTTCACGATCGACGCAGGATCTCTGTACTCGGTGCCACCGCTAAACCGTCAGATCTCCATGATCTCCTTTTCTTTCGCGGCGAGGAGGTCGTTGATCTCGGCGATACGCTCGTTGGTGGCGGTCTGGACCTGTTCCGACTCGCGCTTTGCTTCGTCTTCGCTGAGACCTTCCTTCTGGTCCTGCCTGATACCTTCATTGAGGTCGCGACGGATGTTGCGCACCGCAACCCGCGCCTGCTCGGCGGCGTTGCGCGCCTGCTTTACAATCTCCTTGCGCCGCTCCTCGGTAAGGGGCGGAATCGCGATGCGGATTACCTTGCCGTCGTTGCTCGGATTGAGCGACAGGTCCGACTTCTGGATTGCCCGCTCGATTTCGCTCAGGGTGGATCGGTCCCACGGCTGGATAACGACCAGGCGCGCCTCGGGAATGGAGATTGTGGCGGTCTGGTTCAGCGGCATCTGCTGGCCATACGCCGCAACGCGTATCTTGTCGAACATGGCGGCGCTGGCGCGCCCGGTACGGATGGTCTTGAACTCGCTCGACAGCGCGTCAAGCGTTTTCTGCATGCGCTGTCGTGCCTCGCCGGCGAGATCGGCCACGGTTTCCTCTCCTCAGGTGGTGCGCCTCAGCCTGCCGCCGGGGCTTCCTCACCTACCTTGTAATAGACGTAGTCCGCGATCTGCACCTCGGTGCCAAGCTCTTTTCCGAGCCCGGCCACGAG encodes:
- a CDS encoding site-2 protease family protein, whose translation is MATIFFGVLGLGIMVLIHELGHFLAAKACGVEVEVLSIGWGRRMVGFQRGGTTYQISWFPLGGYCKMKGDSALREAWRNDDADFPSEPGSFFAASPWRRIAIIAAGPVANLAFAIVVLSMIWWAGFRIDSPGNRILLASDFSLDAVSEPTPAQAAGLHSGDRITRIAGHVVANFQDIRRHISSAPRQELAMTVERDGMLLSTVITPEVDPETGGGRIWVYPWIDPVLEVRLGGAASIAGLRSGDRVVALDAVDVRHSIDIVQRLGAGASEVDFTVERDGQTLTVTVALADRSEDLGLGFRLPQSRSPRLSPFGALARGVDDTWNTVALTFGGFARLFDGNARKAVAGPLRITYFVGRAATDGFERSFGAGLVRFFRLLCLISIVLFIMNLLPLPALDGGHLVLYVTELIRGKPLRPALVYRIQTLGMSLLLVLAITVTFSDILFFFGR
- a CDS encoding phosphatidate cytidylyltransferase, producing MKPQTVLSADRFSTRLLLFVAAVPAFFVLIFAVPAYRHLLFSLCAAVAAVLGSREVAALFTRRDVAGRWHLAAGCSVLFPAVAYLENWGLVSGHAFGGAAAAVVALVLVVTLLPGTSVRGRHDDRLGQAGATLFASLYPGLFIGYIVRLAGFGTPQWLLLTFFVAVFSNDTIAYVAGKLARGRTALGLPASPTKTAIGYITGITASVAALIVAQRVFPGAPQFGTFEAALGGAAMGICAAVGDLVESALKRAAQVKDSGELIPGRGGLLDSIDSLMLCAPLFYFWMQRVHWTAT
- the frr gene encoding ribosome recycling factor, producing MQKTLDALSSEFKTIRTGRASAAMFDKIRVAAYGQQMPLNQTATISIPEARLVVIQPWDRSTLSEIERAIQKSDLSLNPSNDGKVIRIAIPPLTEERRKEIVKQARNAAEQARVAVRNIRRDLNEGIRQDQKEGLSEDEAKRESEQVQTATNERIAEINDLLAAKEKEIMEI